One Desulfonatronum sp. SC1 genomic window, TCCCACTGGAATGTTTTTTTTCTCTTTCCGTTTGCCGGCTTTACGAGCAGGTCTTGCCATATCTTTAATTGCTCCTGTCCCTAATGAGTTCTTGATTAAATATTGGTCAACAGCCCTTTGTCCAGTCGGCTACTTTTTTCGCTTTCCAACGATGGAGCGTCGTGGACCCTTACGGGTTCTCGCATTGGCGTGAGTGCTCTGGCCGCGCACAGGCAATCCCTTTCGATGCCGCAACCCTCTGTAGCAGCCAATGTCCATCAGGCGCTTGATGTTGCTGGTCACGTCACGTCGTAGGTCACCCTCTACTTTATAGGTGGATTCAATTTCCTTACGAATGTCGTTGATCTCGTCCGCGCTTAAATCATCGGTCTTCTTCGTCCACGCAATGCTCGTCGCATCCAGTACCTTTAAAGCAGTTGTCCGACCAATCCCGTAGATGTAGGTCAGAGCGATATCCATTCGTTTGTTCTTGGGCAAATCAACCCCAGCGATTCGTGCCACGGTTCTCCTCCATTATCCTTGACGTTGCTTGTGACGGGGGTTTTCGCAAATAACCCGTAAAATTCCATTGCGGCGAATGATTTGACACTTGTCGCAAACTTTCTTCACGGACGGCTTGACTTTCATTTGGTACTCCAACGGTTAATTCAATCAAATAGTGATTCGACCTCGTTTGAGATCGTACGGAGACTTTTCCACCTGAACATTGACTCCAGGAAAAAAGATGAACGTGAAAAATTTTTAAATTCCGGATAATTAGACCAAACCGTCATCTCTGTTGAACAGACTCGCGAAACATGGCGCTCGGCAAAGCCAAAATTACGTGCCATCTACTTCAATGGCCTCTTCCTTGGCCATATTCAGCATAACTCCTGCTCAATATCTCAGGACCATTTGAAGTCAAGGCTATGGTATGCTCAAAATGCGCCGCGAGGCTGTTGTCCTTGGTCACAGCCGTCCATCGATCGGAAAGAATCTCAACCTCGTCCTTGCCTGCCGTGACCATCGGCTCGATTGCCAAAACCATGCCGGTCTTTAGCGGTATATTGGAATATCGCTGCGGAATGAAATTTGGAATCTCTGGCTTTTCGTGGAGGCTTCGGCCAATGCCGTGTCCAACGAATCGCTTGACCACGGAACAGCCTTTTTCTTCGACATAGTGTTGAATAGCTCGGGATATGTCATAGAGCTGGTTCCCAAGGACGGCCGACTTAATTCCGATATCCAGAGCGCCACGAGTAATGTCAAGTAACTTCTGGGTACTGTCTGAAATCGAACCCACGGGAAACGTCCGAGCCGAGTCTCCATAAAAGCCTTGGTAGATGACTCCAAAGTCGATACTGACGATGTCGCCTTCCTGAAGTGTCCGATCAGAGGGAAAACCGTGAACGACTTGTTCATTGATCGAGCAGCAAAGTGCGTAAGGGAAACCCCGATATCCCTTGAACGCCGGCTTAACATTAAACCGAGAGCACCATGTCAGGGCAATTTCCTCAAGATCAATGGTTTTTATGCCTGGCCTTACGCTTTCTTGTAGTACATCCAGAATAATGGAAACGATCCGATTCGCCTCGCGGAGGATATTGATCTCTTTCTCATTCTTCAAATAGATGCCAAGGTACTTCTTCACACCTACCGCCTGCCTTTGATCCGTGTTTTTTGCATCAGTCCTTCATACTGATGAGTAATGAGATACGAATCAACCTTGCTCATGGTGTCCATGGCGACGACCACAGTGATCAACACGCCGGTTCCGCCAAAATAAAAAGGTACATTGAACTGTGAAATAAGCAACATCGGCAACACGCAGATGGCGGAAATGTACAGCGACCCCCAGAGGGTAATCCGACTGAGAACGGTGTCAATGTATTCACGTGTTTTCAAACCGGGACGAATACCAGGAATGAAGCCGCCCTGCTTACGAATATTTTCGGCGATATCCTTGGGATCAAAAATAATAGCCATATAAAAGTAACAAAAGAAAATTATCAACGCGACAAATACTGTGTTGTAAAGAATCGTCGCCGGATCGAACATCATGGAGACTCTGTTCAAAATCTCGGATTGGGAAAATGAAGCCAAAGTCGCTGGAAACATCAACATGGAAGACGCGAAGATCGGGGGGATGACTCCAGCGGTATTAATCTTCAACGGCAAGTGCGTTGTCTGCCCTCCGTACATTTTCCGTCCAAGCATCCGTTTAGCGTACTGGATGGGTATTCTGCGCTGCCCTCGTTCCATGAAGACGATGAAAATCAAGACGCCGGCGACAAGCAAAGCCAGGAGTAGGGCTACGAACAAGGAAATCTGCCCAGCGCTCATTAACCGAAAAGTATTGATTATGGCACCAGGCAATTGGGCGACAATACCTGCGAAAATGATCAATGAAATGCCGTTTCCGATACCGTATTCGGTGATCTGCTCACCAATCCACATCAACAGGACGGTACCAGACACCATGGTGATGATCGTGGTCAGGCGGAAAGCCCAGCCTGGGTCCATGACCACAGCGGCCCCCCCTGGGCTGGTCATGTTCTCGATCCCGATGGCGATGCCCAGGCCTTGAACCGCAGCGATCATTACCGTTCCATACCGAGTATACTGCGTAATTTTCTTTCGTCCTGAGGCGCCTTCTTCCTTGAGACGCTTCAACTCCGGACTGACAACGGTCAACAACTGAATGATGATCGATGCGGAGATATAGGGCATGATGCCCAAAGCGAAAATGGAAAGATTGCTCAGGCCGCCACCGGCGAACATGTCGAACATCCCAAACAGTGTTCCCTGCATGCTGGCGAAAAAATCAGCCATTGCACTGGAATCGACCCCGGGGACAGGGATATGAACTCCGATCCGGCAAGTCGCCAAGAGCATAAACGTAAACAGGATCTTGCGTTTTAATTCCGCGAGACCACCGGATTTACTGGTTGTTTGCTGCACGCTGTTCGCCTTCAATAGCAACGGCTTGGCCACCAGCTTTGGAAATCTTGTCGATGGCCTGTTTGCTGAATCGATGCGCCTCTACCCGAACGGCAATGGAGATATCCCCTCTCGCCAGAACCTTGATCGGCAGTCCGCGTTTACCGAATCCCGCAGCATAAATGGCTTCCAGTGAAATTTGGTCGGCTTGCGGAAAGAATTCCAGCAACCGATCCAAATTGACAACAGCGTATTCCGTTCGAAAAGGATTTTTGAATCCGCCCTTGGGAAGTCGTCGCTGAAGAGGCATCTGGCCGCCTTCAAAACCGGGGGCCTTGGTCCCTCCGCTACGGGATTTTTGTCCCTTGTTACCCTTGCCGGAAGTGCATCCCCAGCCGCTGCCGGACCCTCGTCCAACACGCTTTCTGTTTTTGCGCTCCTCGTAAAACGGATAGAGATCATGTAATTGCATATTGTCCTTCCAGAGTATGCGCGTTAGCAACCAACGCGCCTTGACATGCTTGAAAATAAAGGCAGCGTTGCTCAAAGATCGAGCTAGCGGCCAAGACTGACGTTCTGCCCGCGGAGTTCGCTTACCTGTTCAGCTGAACGTAGGGAAACGAGACCCTGGACGGTTGCCTTCAGCACGTTATGCGGATTATTGGTTCCAATGGCCTTCGTCAAAATATCGCTTACGCCGACAGCTTCCATCACGGCTCGCACAGGTCCACCGGCAATGATTCCCGTTCCCTTTGACGCTGGCTTCAAAACAACATGACCGGCTCCGTACTGTCCTTCAACCTTGTACGGGACCGTTCCGTCGACCAGATTGATTTTTTGCATGGTCTTTCGTGCTCGTTCCGTGGCTTTGCGGATCGCTTCAGGGACCTCGTTGGCCTTACCAAGGCCGTATCCAACGGAATCCTTGCCGTTGCCGACGACGACAAGAGCACTAAAACTAAATCGGCGGCCACCTTTGACTACTTTGGCCACGCGATTCAGATATACAATTTTCTCTATGAACCCTAATTGCGTCTGTTCCATGAAGGTCCCCATTAGAATTGAAGTCCGCCCTCGCGAGCGCCATCGGCAAGAGCCTTGATCTTCCCGTGATATATGTACCCACCGCGATCAAATACGACTTGGCGGATATCCTTTTCCTTGGCCTTGTTCGCCAAGTCTTTCCCGACCTGCATAGCCGAGTCACGGGTGAAGCCGTTCACGCCGCCGTCCTTTGACAGATTCAAGGACGAAGAAGAAGCAAGGGTATGACCGTTGTCGTCATCGATCAATTGTGCATAGATGTATGCATTGGATCGAAAGACCACCAAGCGAGGTCGCACGGCATTACCACTAATTTTCTTTCGAATCCGATGCCTACGACGGACTCTTGCTTGATTCTTAGTGTATTTCATGGACTAATCCTACTTTTTACCTGTTTTGCCGGCCTTCCGCCGAATCACTTCATCCGTATATTTGATCCCCTTGCCTTTGAATGGCTCAGGCGGACGGAAACGACGAATTTGCGCGGCTACTTCGCCGACCTTCTCTTTGTCGATTCCCTGCAAGGTCAGTTTGTTTCCCTCGACTTTGGCGGACATGCCTTGCGGCAGATTGTACTCGACAGGATGTGAAAAACCGACGTTCAGGGTGATTTTTGGACCATCAACAGCGACTTTATAACCGACGCCGATAACCTCGAGAACTTTCTGAAAACCTTCGGTCACTCCTTGGACGGAATTCGCCAGGAGGGTCCGACGCAAACCGAACTGCTCACGAGCGGTCCGAGAATCATCAACCCTAGACAGATGCACGGCATCGTCTTTTAACTCATACGAGATTTTGGCGTGGGTCGGAGTTTTTAGCTCACCCTTGGGCCCTTTGATCTCGATCACGTCCTTGTGGACACGAACCTCTACGCCCTTGGGCACTGGGACCGGATTTTTACCAATGCGTGACATTATCGCTTCTCCTTACCAAACTTCACAGAGCAGTTCGCCACCGACATTTTCGGATCTGGCGGATCGCCCCTCCAAGACGCCCTTGGGCGTGGAAAGAATGGCGATGCCGAGACCGTTTTGAACGGCGGGTATCTCTTTCGCTCCGACGTAAATCCGAAGACCGGGCTTGCTCAGTCGACGAGATCCGGAAATAGCTCCCTTTGAAGAGAGATACTTAAGAACGACACGAATATTGCTATCTTCTCGTGCTACATCTGAAACAAAGCCGTAATCCTTGAGGATAGCGGCAATGGACTCCGTCATCCGCGAAGCGGGAAACTGGACATCTTTGTGCAGGGCCTTTTGGGCGTTCCGAATTCGCGTGAGCATGTCCGCTATGGGATCATTAAGCAACATGGGCAGACCTCGTTTACCAACTGGATTTTCTTACCCCGGGCAGTTCTCCTGCCAGGGACATATTGCGAAAGCAGATGCGACAAATACCAAAATGCCGTAAAAATGCACGAGACCGGCCACACAAAGGGCAGCGATTATAAGCGCGTGTCGAAAATTTTGGTTTTCTTGCGGCCTTGATTTTAAGAGCGGTACGAGCCAAAGCATCCTCCTTGCGTTATTTTTTAAATGGCATGCCCAACAACTGTAGAAGGGCCTTGCCTTCCTTGTCGGTGGAAGCAGTGGTCACGATGGTGATGTTCATGCCCTTGACCCGGTCGACGCGATCCATGTTGATCTCGGGAAATATAGTATGTTCCTTGATCCCCATGGTAAAATTGCCTCGACCATCGAACCCGCGATCCGGAATGCCGCGAAAGTCTCGAACGCGAGGGAGGGAGAAGGACACCAATTTGTCCAAAAAGTCCCACATGCGCTCCCGACGCAGAGTGACGCGACAGCCGACAGGCATTCCTTCACGCAGCTTGTAGGCCGCGATGGATTTTTTTGCCCTGGTGATGACGGATTTCTGCCCGGCGATCTGAGTCAATTCCAAAACTGCGTCTTCGATCAGTTTGTTGTTCTGAGACGCCTCTCCAAGACCGATGTTCAGGCTGATGCTGTGGATTTTCGGAATCTCCATCGGAGAGGAGTACCCGAAATCCTTCATCAGTTCCGGGGCGACCTTGCTCTTGTATATTTCCTGCAGCCTAGACATGACGCACCTTACGCAATAATTTCGTTACACTTTTTACAAAAACGCACTTTTTTGTCCGCGTCGATGATCTTGTACCCAACCCTGGTGGGCTTGGCGCAGTTATCACAAACAAGCGTCACGTTGGATAAGTGCAAAGGATTTTCCTTTTCCTTGATCCCGCCAGCTTCCCCCTTATAGGGATTGCCCTTGGAATGCCGTTTGACCTTATTAACGCCCTCAACGAGGATACGTTCAGTTTTAGGAAATAGTTTTAAGACCTTGCCGATCTTACCTTTTTCCTTCCCCACCATGATCATGACCTTGTCGTTTTTATGAATCTTTCGATTTTTCATATTACTCACCTACAGTACTTCCGGAGCCAAGGAAACAATTTTCATAAAATTCTTGGCCCGCAACTCACGAGCGACAGGTCCGAAAATACGTGTTCCAACGGGCTCATTCTGCTTGTTCAGAAGTACGGCTGAGTTGTTGTCGAACCGAATGAAGGATCCATCCGGTCGGTTGACTTCCTTTTTGGTCCGGACGATGACGGCGCGCATCACCTCGCCCTTCTTAACCTTGGAGTGCGGCATGGCTTCCTTGACGGAAACGACGATAATATCGCCGATAGATGCGTATCTGCGATGACTTCCACCGAGCACCTTGACGCAGAAGACCTTCTTCGCGCCAGAGTTGTCGGCGACGTCGAGCAAAGATTGAACCTGGATCATAATAGCCTCTTAGACAGCCTTTAGCAGTACTTGTTTAAGTTGCCAGCACTTGCGCTTGCTCAATGGTCGGCTTTCAATAATTTCGACGGTGTCACCGATATTGCATTGATTAAGTTCATCGTGCGCCATCATTTTTTTTCGTCGACGGATGTACTTCTTGAACAGTGGATGCTTTTCCAGCTTGTTCACAGAAACGACAACTGTCTTCTCAGCCTTGTTACTGAGAACGACGCCGACTTCCGTGCGCTTGGTCTTCTGTTTCAACTCAGCGTTCATGATTTTGCTCCAGCGTTTTGCTCAGACAATACCGTCAGTATCCGGGCCACGGTCTTCCGTACATAAGGCAACCGCTGTGTGTTCTCCAGCTGAGCGGTTTTATGCTGAAAGCGCAGGTTGAACAGTTCCTTGCGAAATTCAAGAAGTTTTTCACTGAGTTCCGTGCCGGAGAGTTCGCGTAATTCTTTAGATTTCATGACTTAGGCCTCCCGATACACGATACTGGTCTTGATGGGCAGCTTGTAGGAAGCCCGACGTAGGGCCTCTGAAGCAAGCTCCAGGCTGACCCCTTTGATTTCGTATAAAACACGACCCCGGCGGACTGGTGCGCACCAACCGACTGGAGCACCTTTTCCTTTCCCCTGACGTGTTTCAGCGGGCTTGGCGGTAATGGGTTTGTCGGGAAAAACTCGGATCCAGACTTTTCCGCCACGTTTGATATGCCGCATCATGGCAATACGAGCAGACTCGATCTGTTGATTGGTCAGCTTTCCGGGCTCCAAGGCCTTCAGTCCGATATCTCCGAAAACCACTAAGCTGCCGCGTAAGGCCGAGCCCTTGATGCGGTTTTTCTGTTGCTTTCGGAATTTAACTTTTTTGGGACTCAACATTACTGAATCACCTCGTCAAGAATCTCACCTTTAAAAATCCAAACCTTCACGCCAATCACGCCATACGTGGTCTTTGCAATGGCTTGCCCATAATCAATATCGGCTCGCAAGGTGTGTAGCGGAACACGTCCGTCACGATTCCATTCGCTCCGGGCGATTTCAGCTCCGCCCAAGCGTCCGGCGACATTGATCTTAATCCCTTCCGCACCGAATTTTCTCGCCAACCCGACGGTTCGTTTCATGGCACGGCGAAAAGCCACCCTGCGTTCGAGCTGCAACGCGACATTTTCAGCGACCAATTGAGCATCGGTCTCCGGTCGACGGATTTCAATGACTTCCAGCGCGAAATCCTTTTGAAACTTTTTCTTCAAGGTCGTCCGTAAGTTCTCGATTTCCACGCCTTTTCGTCCAATCACGATACCAGGTCGAGCGGTAAAGAGGATCAGCCTGATCTTGCTGGCGGCTCTTTCAATTTCAATTTTGGAAATGCCGGCATGGTACAAGGTTTTCTTCAAGAAATTACGAATCAGCCTATCTTCATACACGAAAGCTGCGTAATCTTTTTTGCTGAACCACCTGGACTGCCAATTTTTGGTGTACCCAAGCCGGAATCCAATGGGATGCGTCTTTTGGCCCAATTCTATATCCTCCTACGCTTCCTCAACAATGACGGTGATATGACTTGTCCGTTTCAGGACCCGATAGGCGCGCCCCATGGCCCGTGGGCGCATACGTTTCCAAGATGGACCATCATTGATAATGATGTTTTTCACGTATAACGTATCCACATCCACTCCGCCGAGTTGTTCCGCATTGGCGATGGCGGAATGCAATACCTTGTCCAACACGGCGGCAGCCTTTTTCGGAGTAAACTTCAAAATTTTCCGCGCTTCCTCGACATTCTTTCCCCGGACATTGGCGGCCACCAGCCGAGCCTTCTGTGAGGAGATGCGTACGAACCGCGCGACAGATTTCGCTTCCATGATCAAAAGCCTCCAGAACTACTTTTTGCCTTTTACAGCGCTCTTTTTGCCACCGGCGTGGGCATGAAAGGTCCTGGTGGGTGAAAACTCACCAAGCTTATGACCAACCATGTTTTCCGTAACAAAGACGGGAATGAATTTTTTGCCGTTATGTACGGCAAAGGTCAGCCCCACCATTTCGGGAACAATCGTCGAACGTCGTGACCATGTCTTGATCACTTTTCGATCATTCGTTTCATTGGCCTTGGTCACTTTCTTGAGCACATGCCCGTCGACAAAAGGACCTTTTTTTACTGATCGTGGCATATCCGTGACTCCTATTTCTGGCCGCGACGTTTGACGATAAGCTTCGAAGACGGCTTCCGGCGATTGCGGGTCTTATAACCCTTGGTCGGTTTTCCCCAGGGCGTACAGGGATGCCGCCCACCGGAACTCTTGCCTTCACCGCCGCCCAAGGGATGGTCGACCGGGTTCATGGCAACGCCACGGACCTTGGGCCGCCGACCGAGCCAGCGATTTCGTCCAGCCTTACCAATGGAAACCTGTTCGTGGTCCGTGTTACCGACCTGCCCCACTGTGGCCCGACAGGTTGCCAAAATTTTGCGCACTTCACCTGAAGGAAGACGCAGCAAGGCATACTTTTCTTCCTTGGCCACGAGTTGCGCGTAGGTTCCAGCGCTGCGACAAAGCTGTCCACCCTTGCCCGGCGTCATCTCAACGTTGTGGATAATCGTTCCAACGGGAATTCTCGACAAGTACATAGCGTTGCCTGGAAAAATATCCGCCTCGTTGCCAGCGACGATGGTATCTCCGACCTTGACTCCGTCAGGGGCCAAAATATACCGCTTCTCGCCATCGGCGTAATGCAGCAGAGCAATGCGGGCACTGCGGTTCGGGTCGTACTCGATGAAGGCCACTTTAGCCTGAACATCAAATTTATCTCGCTTGAAATCGATGACCCGAAAACGTCTCTTGTGACCGGAGCCTCTCCGTCGAGAAGTAATTCTTCCAAGGTTGTTTCGTCCGCTTTTTTTGGCGCGTCCCTTGGTCAATGACTTTTCAGGCTTGCCGCGATTGATCTCGGCGAACTCCGATACGGACTGAAAACGCGTCCCGGGAGATGTCGGTTTGAGCTTACGTATAGACATTGGTTAGACCCCTTCAAAAAAATCTATTTTCTCGCCTTCGGCAAGGGTCACATAAGCTTTCCGGAAACCGGTGTCGCGAACGAGTCGGCGATTGGCCTTGCGTTGGGTGAGCGTCTTTTTCCGTGCGATGTTGACCTTGCTTACCTTCACGTCAAAGGCGTCCTGAACCGCTTTCTTGACTTCAATCTTATTAGCGGAAGGATGGACTTGAAAGACCACCTGGTTGGCCGCGCTTTTGATCAGCGTCGCCTTTTCGGAGACGTGCGGTCGAAGCAAAATTTGCGTGTAGTTCATGGCTATTTCAACCTTTTCTGAAGTGATTCGACGGCAGCGGCGGAGACCATCAGCCACGGGTGACGCAACACCTCATAGACGTTGACGCCGTCAGCGGTCCGTACGGACACTCCGGGAATGTTCCGGGACGAAAGCGTAAGGTTGTTATCCACTTCCGAAAGAACAATCAAGACCTTCGGCATGTCGAAAAGCTGTACGAATTGATTAAGCGTCTTGGTTTTGATCTCTTCAAGCCTTATGCCGTCAACCACGGCCAGATTCTGATCAGCCAGGCGAGCGGAAAGCGCCATGCGCATGGCCAACTTTTGAACCTTTTTATTGACCTTGAAGGAGTAATCTCTGGCCGTGGGGCCATGGGTGACCGCGCCGGAACGCCACAAAGGCGAGCGATTCGAGCCGGCGCGAGCCCTGCCTGTTCCCTTTTGACGCCAGGGCTTTTTCCCGCCGCCGCGAATAGTGGACCTGGTCTTTACACCAACGGTTCCAGAGCGCTTCGCGGCCAAATGCGCCCGTACCACCAAATGGAGAATCTCTGGGCGCGCTTCAACCTCGAAAACGTCGGGATCCAGCGTCAATTCACCCACAACCTGTCGCTGCTGATTTAAAATATCGACCACAGCCATTTCATCCACCTTTTATTCTTTACGCCTGTTGCTTTCTGACAATCACAAGCCCGTTCTTCGGTCCGGGAATCTGCCCTTTGACCAGCAGCAAATTATCCCCAGCACGGATGGCCACGACCTCGACATTCTTATATGAAGTCTTGCGGTCTCCCATGTGACCGGCCATCTTCTTTCCTTTGATGACGCGCCCGGGCTTGGTGTTGCACCCAATGGCTCCCGCGTTGCGATGGATTTTTTCCGCGCCGTGAGATGCTGATCCACCGCGAAACCCCCAGCGCTTCACAACGCCAGCAAAGCCCTTTCCCTTGGAGTTGCCGGTGATCTTGACCTTTTCACCAGGCGTGAACATCTCCAACCCAAGAGCCTGTCCGATTTCGTACCCTTCGACGGATTCAATACGAAACTCGCGCAGATTTCGAAAATAACCACTTCCGGCCTTGTCCAAATGACCTTTCAGAGGCTTGTTCAACTTATTGGGCCGGGACTCTTCAAAACCGACCTGTAAAGCGGAATATCCGTCCTTAGCGCGTTCCTTGACCTGGACGATGGGGCACGGACCGGCCTGGATCACCGTTACCGGGATGACCATTCCGTCGCTCCCGAAAATTCGGCTCATTCCCAGCTTTCGGCCAAGGATTCCAAGTGTATTCGACATGACTTGCCCCCGTTATAACTTGATTTCCACGTCGACGCCGGCAGGAAGATTCAGCTTTCCCAGGGCGTCCACTGTTTGTTGCGTCGGTTCCAGAATGTCCAGAAGACGTTTGTGAACCCGGACCTCGAATTGTTCCCGAGACTTCTTATCCACGTGCACGGACCTATTCACGGTGTACTTATGAATATTTGTCGGAATGGGAATCGGCCCGGCAAGTCCGGCTCCGGTGTTCCGCGCCGTGTCGACGATCTCGGCCACGGCCTTGTCCAAAATCCTGTAGTCAAAGGCCTTGAGTTTGATCCTGATGCGATCGCTGTTCATGGTCGTACCCTATTCGATGATTTCAGAGATGACGCCGGCGCCGACGGTTCGGCCGCCTTCACGGATGGCGAAGCGTACGCCCAGTTCCATGGCTATGGGGGCGATCAGCTCCACGTTGAAGGTCGCGTTGTCCCCGGGCATGACCATTTCCACGCCCTCGGCCAGGGTCACCACGCCGGTGATGTCCGTGGTCCGGAAGTAGAACTGCGGTCGATATCCGCTGAAGAACGGGGTGTGCCGACCGCCCTCTTCCTTGGACAACACGTACACCTCGGCCACGAACCTGCGGTGCGGGGTGATGGACTTGGGAGCGGCCAGAACCTGTCCGCGTTCCACGTCCTCGCGCTTCACGCCGCGTAAGAGCGCACCGATGTTGTCGCCGGCCTGGCCTTGGTCAAGGAGTTTGCGGAACATCTCAACGCCCGTGCAAACCGTCTTGCGGGTCTCGTTGATCCCAACGATCTCCACTTCCTCACCGACCTTGACCACGCCGCGCTCAACACGGCCGGTGACCACGGTGCCGCGACCGGAAATGCTGAACACGTCCTCAATGGGCATCAAAAAAGGCTTATCGATGTCGCGCACCGGCTCCGGAACGTAGCTGTCCAGGGCGTCCATCAGGTCGAAGATGCACTTGGCATCAGGGCTGTCCACGCTGTCGGCTTCCAGAGCCTTCAAGGCGCTGCCCTGAATCACCGGAACGTCGTCGCCGGGAAAGCCGTACTTGGACAGCAGTTCGCGGACTTCCAGCTCCACCAGCTCCAACAGTTCCGGGTCGTCCACCAGATCGACCTTGTTCATGAACACCAACAGGCAGGGAACGCCGACCTGACGAGCAAGCAGGATGTGCTCGCGGGTCTGAGGCATCGGGCCGTCCGTGGCCGCGACCACCAGAATAGCGCCGTCCATCTGGGCCGCGCCGGTGATCATGTTCTTGATGTAGTCGGCGTGACCCGGGCAATCCACGTGGGCGTAGTGCCGGTTCGCGGTCTCGTATTCCACGTGCGCCGTGGCGATGGTGATCCCGCGCTCCTTTTCCTCGGGCGCCTTGTCGATCTGGTCGAACGGGACGAAGTTCGCTCCGCCCTTGATGCTCAACATCTTGGTGATCGCGGCGGTCAACGTCGTTTTTCCATGGTCAATGTGGCCGATGGTGCCGACGTTTACGTGCGGTTTGGTCCGCTGAAATTTTGCCTTGGCCATATGATCCCCCTACTTCCGCTTGGAAATGATTTCTTCGGCGATTTGCGCCGGAACTCGTTCGTAATGGTCAAACTGCATGCTGTAGCTGGCCCGTCCCTGGGTCATGGAACGCAGCTGCGTGGCATAGCCGAACATGGAACTCAACGGAACGTGCGCACGAATAATCTGCGTTCCGTGCCGGGACTCCAGGTTGGTGATTTTCCCTCTGCGTCCGTTGACGTCGCCCATGACGTCGCCGAGATAATCCTCCGGGGTCAGAACTTCCACGGACATCACCGGTTCAAGGAGAACCGGCTTGCTTTTACGGCAGGCCTCCTTGAAGCACATGGAACCGGCGATGAAAAAGGCCTGTTCCGAGGAGTCAACCTCATGGAAAGAACCGAAAACCAACTTCACCGCTATGTCCACCACCGGGAACCCGGCCAAAACACCGGAACTCATGGCGTGCTTGACCCCCTTCTCGACGGCCGGAATGTATTCCTTGGGAATGACACCGCCGACGATGGAATTGGTAAAGGCAAATCCAACGCCCGGTTCCTGGGGCTCGAGTTCCATGACGGTGTGGGCGTACTGGCCACGACCGCCGCTTTGCTTGACGTACCGCGTTTCCTGCTTCGTCGGAACGGTGATGGTTTCCCGGTACGCCACCTGGGGCTGGCCGACGTTGGCGTTCACTCCGAATTCTCGGGTCAAGCGGTCGACGATGATTTCCAGATGCAGTTCGCCCATCCCGGCGATCAAAGTTTGGTTGGTCTCTTCATTGGTTTTGACCCTGAAGGATGGATCTTCCTTGGCCAGTTTGGCCAGGGACTGGCTCAAGGCGTCTCGGTCAGCCTTGGTCTTGGGCTCAATGGCCACTTCGATGACCGGCTCGGGGAAATCCATGGATTCAAGCATGATCAACCGCTCCGGAGCACAGAGCGTATCTCCGGTGGAAGCATGCTTCAGGCCGACGGCGGCGACGATGTCCCCGGCGAAAGCCTCCTTGATTTCCTCCCGCTTGTTGGCATGCATCTTCAACAGACGACCGATGCGTTCTTTTTTACCGCTACTGACGTTGACCACGGTCATTCCGCTTTCGATCTTCCCAGAGTAGACGCGCAGAAAAGCCAG contains:
- the rplC gene encoding 50S ribosomal protein L3, producing MSNTLGILGRKLGMSRIFGSDGMVIPVTVIQAGPCPIVQVKERAKDGYSALQVGFEESRPNKLNKPLKGHLDKAGSGYFRNLREFRIESVEGYEIGQALGLEMFTPGEKVKITGNSKGKGFAGVVKRWGFRGGSASHGAEKIHRNAGAIGCNTKPGRVIKGKKMAGHMGDRKTSYKNVEVVAIRAGDNLLLVKGQIPGPKNGLVIVRKQQA
- the fusA gene encoding elongation factor G, whose amino-acid sequence is MSRTVPIDRQRNIGIMAHIDAGKTTTTERILFYTGVSHKLGEVHDGQAVMDWMVQEQERGITITSAATTCFWKDYRVNIIDTPGHVDFTVEVERSLRVLDGAVAVFCAVGGVEPQSETVWRQADRYKVPRLAFVNKMDRTGADFFRVVEMIKERLKAKPVPLQIPIGAEENFKGIIDLIQGKALFFDDGSVVVKEYAYVDIPDEYREEYDSWRQLMLEAVAEEDEELLEKYLGGEVLEPESVMNAVRAATISMKICPVLCGSAFKNKGVQPLLDAVVAFFPSPLDVAEMKGTNPDTGEEMTSPCDDNLPLSALTFKLANDPYVGHLAFLRVYSGKIESGMTVVNVSSGKKERIGRLLKMHANKREEIKEAFAGDIVAAVGLKHASTGDTLCAPERLIMLESMDFPEPVIEVAIEPKTKADRDALSQSLAKLAKEDPSFRVKTNEETNQTLIAGMGELHLEIIVDRLTREFGVNANVGQPQVAYRETITVPTKQETRYVKQSGGRGQYAHTVMELEPQEPGVGFAFTNSIVGGVIPKEYIPAVEKGVKHAMSSGVLAGFPVVDIAVKLVFGSFHEVDSSEQAFFIAGSMCFKEACRKSKPVLLEPVMSVEVLTPEDYLGDVMGDVNGRRGKITNLESRHGTQIIRAHVPLSSMFGYATQLRSMTQGRASYSMQFDHYERVPAQIAEEIISKRK
- the rplD gene encoding 50S ribosomal protein L4; the encoded protein is MAVVDILNQQRQVVGELTLDPDVFEVEARPEILHLVVRAHLAAKRSGTVGVKTRSTIRGGGKKPWRQKGTGRARAGSNRSPLWRSGAVTHGPTARDYSFKVNKKVQKLAMRMALSARLADQNLAVVDGIRLEEIKTKTLNQFVQLFDMPKVLIVLSEVDNNLTLSSRNIPGVSVRTADGVNVYEVLRHPWLMVSAAAVESLQKRLK
- the rplW gene encoding 50S ribosomal protein L23, with the translated sequence MNYTQILLRPHVSEKATLIKSAANQVVFQVHPSANKIEVKKAVQDAFDVKVSKVNIARKKTLTQRKANRRLVRDTGFRKAYVTLAEGEKIDFFEGV
- the tuf gene encoding elongation factor Tu — protein: MAKAKFQRTKPHVNVGTIGHIDHGKTTLTAAITKMLSIKGGANFVPFDQIDKAPEEKERGITIATAHVEYETANRHYAHVDCPGHADYIKNMITGAAQMDGAILVVAATDGPMPQTREHILLARQVGVPCLLVFMNKVDLVDDPELLELVELEVRELLSKYGFPGDDVPVIQGSALKALEADSVDSPDAKCIFDLMDALDSYVPEPVRDIDKPFLMPIEDVFSISGRGTVVTGRVERGVVKVGEEVEIVGINETRKTVCTGVEMFRKLLDQGQAGDNIGALLRGVKREDVERGQVLAAPKSITPHRRFVAEVYVLSKEEGGRHTPFFSGYRPQFYFRTTDITGVVTLAEGVEMVMPGDNATFNVELIAPIAMELGVRFAIREGGRTVGAGVISEIIE
- the rpsJ gene encoding 30S ribosomal protein S10 — protein: MNSDRIRIKLKAFDYRILDKAVAEIVDTARNTGAGLAGPIPIPTNIHKYTVNRSVHVDKKSREQFEVRVHKRLLDILEPTQQTVDALGKLNLPAGVDVEIKL